A region of Corynebacterium glucuronolyticum DSM 44120 DNA encodes the following proteins:
- the sufD gene encoding Fe-S cluster assembly protein SufD codes for MAELASTVHDNKGDLFASFNVDDFPVPHVKDEVWRYVPLRRLRGLHDGTFSTAVPAQVSVEIPAGADGVTYEKVARDDARIGRTGGGVDRVAAQAWTSSTEGHIVTFAKNSTTTEPVIITITGSGPDVTAFGNLVVEVEDGATASVQIHTVGTGTLADNHEYLVGDNARLSVVVHEDWDDDAVHLGAEVAELGRDAVLRHNVALFGGSVVRLQPRVKYLAPGGDAELLGVYFADDGQFFEQRMLVDHSQPNCRSNVLYKGALQGDKTTRTPDARTAWIGDVLIRANAQGTDTYEANRNLVLTEGARADAVPNLEIETGSIVGAGHAATVGRFDDEQLFYLLSRGIPEAEARKLIVHGFFSEVIARIPVEGLRETLEAKITEELEGLSFN; via the coding sequence ATGGCTGAACTAGCATCAACAGTGCACGACAACAAGGGTGATCTCTTCGCATCCTTCAACGTCGATGATTTCCCGGTGCCCCACGTTAAGGACGAGGTGTGGCGTTATGTTCCGCTGCGCCGCCTCCGCGGGCTGCACGACGGCACGTTCAGCACTGCCGTTCCCGCCCAGGTGAGTGTGGAGATTCCGGCGGGCGCCGATGGCGTGACCTACGAAAAGGTTGCCCGTGATGACGCGCGCATCGGTCGCACCGGTGGCGGCGTGGACCGTGTCGCCGCGCAGGCGTGGACCTCCTCAACCGAGGGGCACATCGTTACCTTCGCCAAGAATTCGACGACGACCGAGCCGGTCATCATCACTATTACGGGTTCTGGACCGGATGTCACCGCCTTTGGCAACCTCGTCGTCGAGGTCGAGGACGGCGCTACAGCATCCGTCCAGATCCACACGGTGGGAACAGGAACGCTTGCTGATAACCACGAGTATCTCGTTGGCGACAACGCCCGCCTGTCGGTTGTTGTCCATGAAGACTGGGATGACGATGCCGTCCACTTGGGTGCAGAGGTTGCTGAACTCGGACGCGATGCCGTCCTTCGCCATAACGTGGCGTTGTTCGGTGGTTCGGTCGTCCGCCTACAGCCACGGGTCAAATATCTCGCTCCAGGCGGCGATGCAGAGCTGCTCGGTGTCTACTTTGCCGATGATGGCCAGTTCTTCGAGCAGCGCATGCTCGTCGATCACAGCCAGCCCAACTGCCGTTCCAACGTGCTCTACAAGGGAGCGTTGCAGGGGGACAAGACCACCCGCACACCTGATGCGCGCACGGCGTGGATCGGCGATGTGCTCATTCGAGCCAACGCGCAGGGGACGGACACGTACGAAGCTAACCGCAACCTTGTGCTGACGGAAGGTGCACGTGCAGATGCCGTGCCGAACCTTGAGATCGAGACCGGCAGCATCGTCGGTGCAGGTCACGCCGCCACCGTCGGCCGTTTCGATGATGAACAGCTGTTTTATCTTCTGTCCCGCGGTATCCCCGAGGCAGAGGCAAGAAAACTCATTGTCCACGGCTTCTTCTCCGAAGTGATTGCTCGAATCCCCGTCGAGGGTTTGCGCGAGACGCTGGAGGCGAAGATCACCGAGGAGCTGGAAGGCCTCAGCTTTAACTGA